GACAGGAAACCTTCTGCAAACACCCACTTTGAGGAGTGGTGGTTTAAAACTTTCTTATATCACATTACGGCAACTGTGGCTCAAACCTTAGTATCTCAAGTCAGTTCCCAATCGGGGGCTGGCTTTTCTATTTTATTGCGTTAAATGCTAGCAACACCATAATAAGTAGGCCATTCAACTAAAAAAGACTGAATCCAAAAATGATGGACTCAGTCTTTGTATTAGTATATCGAGGCCCCTCCCGTCCGTACATGGTTAAGTGTCCCGCAACAAGCGAATGTCCGGGAGAGGCAGATTAAGTGTATCATGCATGAAATAAAAGTGCAAAGTGGTTTACTTTAATACCTCTCTTTCTGTTAAATGACGGTCTATGTCATAGAAATCATTTACTTTAATAAATGGGGTCCCGCGTTCCTCAAGGATCCCCTGCAGTGCTTCCATGGCAAAGGTGACATCCGCCACCTCAGCCGGGTGGCTATCCGGCTCGCTATCACCGGCAAAGTAAATCATCTCATACTCTTCTTTAAGCTCAGAAATCACTGTGGACTTGTCAATCCCATAACGCTCTGAGTAATGGGGATGATCCGGATCGATCTTCATGTGTACATTCTTTTCCATATAATAGCCTTCATTTGAGAATACCTTCACATCCGTGATTCCGTATTTTTGAAGAATATGGTGGATATAATAATCCGTTCC
The DNA window shown above is from Rossellomorea vietnamensis and carries:
- a CDS encoding MtnX-like HAD-IB family phosphatase: MKKWAFVSDFDGTISKKDFYHLVMEKYFHEGEALYTKWKAGEMKDIDFLSTVFSSIHQDETQIIEDIHSLEIDEHVTAFIRKVQAQGGDFYILSAGTDYYIHHILQKYGITDVKVFSNEGYYMEKNVHMKIDPDHPHYSERYGIDKSTVISELKEEYEMIYFAGDSEPDSHPAEVADVTFAMEALQGILEERGTPFIKVNDFYDIDRHLTEREVLK